DNA sequence from the Glycine soja cultivar W05 chromosome 18, ASM419377v2, whole genome shotgun sequence genome:
CTAATTATAACACTAATGATTGAATTAGACCCAATTAAGTCAAAGTAATTAATGATTGTTGAGGCCCAATAAGGcccaattgtaaaaaaaataacctaGGCCCCATTAGGTCAAAGTGTAAAATTAATGATTGACTAAAGTCTAAGTGTAATACTAATGTTTGATTAATGCCCAATTTAACACTAATGATTGACTAAGACCATGGTTTTGAAACCCAAAATGGACTATCCGGTTCGACCGAGAATAGGTCATGTGTTCGGTCCAATGCTTCCTAAAAACCGATGTGTCCTTAAACTAGCTCAAAATTGTTGAATCGGTTGAAAATTGATAAACCTGGTGGGTTAACTATTTAACCGATTTcgcttaaaattgttttttaaaaaaaaaaattcaaaatgatgtcattttggttttataaaaaaaaagaagtattaTAACTTATGACATTTTTAAGTGAAGTTTACTCTTTATTATATCAATTTAtgcatattatgttattttttatccaataTTGCGaggatattatattaaaatattttaaattttttattaaaactgaTTTGATCACAGTTTGACCTCGATTGAACCATTGACCCTTAAATTAGTGTCTTCATCGGTTCAATGCCCGATCTAGTTCTGAGAACATCAACTaagattcaattataaatttggtGATTAACCAAGACCCAAGATCCAAGTATAACACTAATGATTAATTAAGGCCTATGTGTGTCGACATCGATGATCACTAAGCCCAATGAAAGCCCATGTGTGATACTAATGATAACTAAGGCCTAATAAGATCCAAGTGTAATACTATTGATTAACTAGTGCCCAAacttacataatttaattaataaattctatataaaaaatctaatatacAAAAAAACTTGTTAGAAGCATTGAAAAGGAGCTTAAAAAGGGTGAAAAACGGATTCGAGCCATGTGGATGAAAAATAACATGGTTGAGAGGAAGACCCCACTGGAACAACAAATGACATCAAAAGCTGAAGGTTTCCAATCTTGCCCTCCTGCCATGGGTGGTGTGTGGTGTTTGGGTTTAGGAGGAGATGGTTGTGCGTGGTGGTTTGGTTGGGTAGGCCTCAATCTCAATCAAAACAACGCTTGAAACACTAACAACTAGAATAGGTAGCGACAAAGAAATAGTCTTAGGTGACTTGACACCAATATCATTATATGGAACAACAGGGTTCGTCGCATCAAGCTCTAAAAACTTAGCATTCATGGACTCTACCATTTTGCTCCCCTTACTGGGACAAAAGAACCTGTATCCTTTGACATGACTGaatatccaataaaaaaaaatgatatctcATCTTAAGGTTTGTCCCTTTTTGCAAAGGATTATAAATTTTTACCTTAGCTAGGAATCCCCAAACTCAAAGATGGTTCATGCTAGGTTTTCTTCCTGTTCAAAGTTCAAGAAGAGTTTTGGGAACATATTTACTAGGAACTCTATTCAAGACGTAAAGGGTTGTGTTTCAAGGCTTCTCCCTACAAATTTTTTGGAAAGTTACATCTACTCATCATACATCTCATCATATCTTTAAGTGTCTTGTTACACCTTTTAGCTACACTATTTTGTTCAGAAGTCCCAGGCATGGTGAATTGTGGAATGATCTCCACTATAGTCAAACCGTACAATCTTGATGATTTTTCCCAATTGCTTTTCCACTTCGGTTTTACAAATTTTGAACTTTTCAAGTGctttagatttttctttaatCAAGTAAAGATAGCCATATCGGCAAAAATCATTAATGAATGTAATGAGAAATTTGTTACCACAAATTATAGGAGTTAGGGGCCCATTAATATCTATATGAATGATCTCTAAGAGATCTGAACTTCTAGTTGTgcctttctttttggttttaataaactttttctttatacaatCCACACATGGTCTTACGCAACATATGTATGACAACTGGGAGGACATGTCACATGCCAATACAAGACATGGCACTCTCACTAACCATAGAAATGTTCTTAGTCAGGTTATTACTACTCAACATTCCCTAGGTCCTTTGAACCATTCAGATTGTCTCCTAGTGTACCTATTGTATGTCATCCACCCCCTTTTAATGAATCCCCACTCATTTTTCATGATGACAAGCATCGATCCTCAAATGATGGTTGCGTTAGTACTTGTATTAAAGAGTGTTTTCCTACTAAGTATAGGATCAGGCCCTAACTTCCGACAAAATAATCCctctaattttaatataatcttACTACCTCATTCGTCAATTACTTCCTCGTAATGCATATCAATCCTCATGAAGCTTCCAACCATAAGTAATCTCCATCATGCATACACACAAACATATCAAGAGAGAAATGACATTGATCCTCTTCCCTCCTTGGGGTCACAATCAACATGGCCCTTTAAGTGGAATAAACCACTTTACTGAATCACACACCACTGCATATCCAATCACCAAATCATTACTAGacatttaaagtaaattttgtCGAGGATTAGACACCCCCAAACCCAATCCCCAAGCATGACAGTTCATAACCAACACCATTAATAAACTCATTCATAACATGCAACATGTTTTGCCAATGGTCACACTCACTTGGTCTTACaacatataacaaaaaaatttcccCAATTTCACATAATAAAGTCTCAATGAAAGTAAACAACTTATTCCATACATTCTTacatgtgaatcatgcaggttttgatgatgccaaaaagaatttgcttgataatgatTCTCattatcaaaaagggggagaatgtgaatcatgcaggtttcaatgatgctaaaaagagtttgcttgataatgattgtcatcataaaaaaaagggagaatgtgAATATATGAATAcagggttttgatgatgccaaagtagaaTCAAACAACGAGGctgtttcaacaaacattcaaaggttaagcattgctttaagattaatataaggttgtttcaacaaacattcaaaggttaagcattgcttcaagaataattcaaggtcaaagcaaacaagatcaagaaaaagataaggcctcTAACAATCTCATTGGTTGATCAAGCTTTTCCctcaaaacacattgtttccaacatccaaggctctggtaatcgattactaggcaGTATAaccgattaccagaagacaattttgaaaatcaacttttaaaaagggttttgaatttgaattttgaatcatgtaatcgattactatatgTTTGTAACCGATTACCAACGACGACACTTCAtaaaacactttgaaaagtcatgacccttcaaaatataattgtgtaatcgattaccagaaacctgtaattgattactagtgaagaatttcagaaaaaactttttgaaaagacatatctcttcaaaccattttgaaaaggcacgaagggcctatatatatgtgtgtttgaCTTCGAAAAGCAAGATAGAGAAATTCTAAGATAACTTAATTGCCAAATGCTTtatcaacaactcttgggcgaACACTTGCACATCTATTGTgaattcatccaggaacttcaaattgtattatcgtctctaaaagagagaaattcctctaggaacttcaatttgtatcatccactctaaaggagagaaatctttttgttcatctcagaaagttaattgtaatcaagagattggttgtctcttgaactgtgagaattgtaatcaagagacgggttgtctcttggagaatctttgaacacaagggtgagagATCCCAATGTGTGTTCAAAGTCTATAAAtgatttacaaagatagtggaaaatctcaagtgggttgcttgaggactggatggaGGCACAAGaagtggccgaactagtataaatcaaatttgcatttcttttatcctttatctcatttatgttattgcaatcaattttgtctttcatgtttaaagaacattattaaattgattgttgtttcttcttctgcattctgagcctatcatttagaaaggggttaaaagtttgttagtggaaaattttgaaatttaattaaccccccccccccccccccttaaattattgaggccacttgttcaacaTTACATGTTCATGACCCTTTATTATTTGGAATTGTACATAATTGCCCActttgaaatcaactttcccaTTGCTGTAGAAATCCACTTAGGACAAACCATATATGCTTCTCAAGGTTTTCAAATGCAAGGAACTTAGTTTTGGACTCAAAATTTCCTAAGTCCACTCTTATTTGACCCTAATACCAAACTGTCCTGCACGTCATCCTTAAAGTTTACAAAAATTGTTTTCTAATTTCCAAGAGTTGTAGAAATTTGTTTCatgaaaattttatatcaaatgcTATGTTGTCAAACATGAAGAACTCAGTTACATGCCCAAAATCTACAGAAATCAAGCTCATTGGTACAGTTCGTGCAAACAGAGTAAGATTTACAAAAAAAGAGCAAAACTTGAAATTGTGATTCCATAAGCTATCTAACTCAAATGGGTTGTATTTTATGTCTAACCCTAGGTTTTTGGACCTATTGAGTTCAATTTTAAGTTCCATAACCACAGATTCCAGCTGcaactttaaaatttttgaaagcAGAGTAATATTCACATATAATTTGCCCtaacttaaaaatttaattccaaATGCCATACAACTCTAAATGAGACATATCATTTATGCTTTTCTAGGTTTTTGGGGGTCAAGGAACTCATTTTTATGCCCAGAATTCACAAATACAATGTGCATCAATCATATTGTCATAggtatatatttcaaatttcacaCATAACATACAAAGTCACaacataaaagaagtttaacTTCTTATAATCCAAGCATGGTTCCTAAGGAATCAAATACTCCTCTCTTACCTCTTGGTTGATACAAAGAAGCAAAGAGATGAGTGTGGGGTGAGTTGAAACATTGAGCATTTCCTAAAGCATGGGCATGAAAATGGAGCAAGAGAGAGGTATGAGGATCCTAGTGAGTTAAAGACAAAAGAATGAAGAAGAGCATGAGAAATGGCTAACAAACTCATTTAAGCCTCTTCAAAATCCTTCACAACACCACAACAATGGAGAAGCTCTCTCCATCTCTCTCTAGCTGGCAACACCAATACGAGAGGGAAGGGTGAGTTCCTCTCCTTTATATAAAGGGTTAGGTCACGAGGGGGCCCATATGTGGGTCCCCTAGGTTTTCTCCCATTTTTTTCTCCTAACTACTCTTAATGACTTAAACTCTTAGTTAGTCCCTAATTAAACTCTAACTTTTAAATTGATTCTAGAgtaattgattcatttattaatttcttttattagacttgactaaaaataattaaagtgaatgagaaattaattctcttctttcttaattaattagactAGTTTTTCATGCCTAGACACATTAATACCTTAAAACTTCATTAATTAATCTAAATCTCTCATTTTAACCTAAAAAGTCTTTATTTACAAAACTGTTGTTAATGATGAATTCCCTTACTTTGACTTTCTAGAGTGTAGTTGACTGAAGGTTTGACCAATGATTTTCCACATCTAAATCACTTATTCCTAGAATCAACACTTAAAATCTAGGTCTCTTGGCTATCCTATGATGATTCTATctcttatataaattatttcactAAGGATAATactaccacattgcatataaaaaaatacaagttatTTCTATACTGAGCTACCCAATCtagaaaattgggatgttaaaAATGTGTCACTTGAATACTTAAAATCTTCTGGTATTTATATGATTCAAAGAACAAGTGACTATCATCTTTAAACAATTTTCTATTTGGGTCTTAAGCATCGTTTGAAGTAGGGTGTCCGCTCAAGCATTAATTGCAACATTGGATGCTTGTCAACTTTGAGATGATAAAACATTCTACTTATCTTCCTTGAAAAATACTCTACAATTGGTTTTAGAGGACAAATTACCTTTTGCTTAGAAAAATCTTACACCTAACAGTGACACTtctttttatgtgaaaggagagttaatttaaaattgatttttctctTACTTTCTTTTCTTCGACCATCCTAAGaagaataatcaaacatttAATGCACAAAGAATCAAATGAATATAACATTAAATGGCCTTAAATTCTTCACAAAACCAGCATAAGTTGTTGTCTATATCCACATACGTAGATATAACACTTTTTGTTAGCAtttcaaacacaattttttacACACTTTTTGTTAGCATTTCAAACCAAAAGAATCTTGATTTATGTTATTACTCAACACTTGTTTGTATTATGGtgtatttaaaagaaatttattagTCTTCAAATGAAATTCTCTTATTGTAATctcatttgttcatttttcacaaaattaataaattttattttcttttgctattCCCTCCAAGGCATAGATTCATTGATAccattgaatattattttatttattcctttTGTCCTAAAATAAGAGtcatatttgagaaaaaaagttatcCTAAAATAAGTgtcaaatttagtttttttaatgtaatattaattattttttccattaatACTACTAATAAatgcactttaatttttttaatttaatatttatattactctctttcatttatttattagttttttttatctgtataaAATAACTTAAGTTGACACTTATTTTGGGACAAAGgattattaaaatcaataatttacaATCCCAATAAGACATTCTGAATAAAAATTacgtaaaaaattaactttttccccctctaattctctttttttttattatgtttcctTATAAAATGTCAAAATTAATAATCACGTGgagaaacaaaaagtaaaagaagttctttttcatttcatataaaaataaatgtataaaataataatctgagataatcaaattattttcttaattaaacaaattgcttaaaggggaaaaaaagtCCCTGCCTTGTTTAATAGGacagattttgaagaaaaaacaaaacaacaaaatgtaaaaaataaacttgTGTGCATACTTAGAGTGTCGTTTGTTTGTGAATGCTTCCCTAGTTGCTTCACCATTCCAAGACTCTCTCCATAATATAAACCCCATCAATGTTCCCCCACCATCACCAACAGGAATCTCCCATTTATATCACTTCTCAACTCAAAACCAAAAATTTCCAACTCTCATAACCTCTCTCACCCCtctgcacaaaaaaaaaaaaactcttactCCCCTCTGACCATGCTCTCTGTCTCTTTCCAAACATAGAAGAATGCACCACCCCTTTGTCCTGAAATTTATTCACATCTAACATAGCCTTCAATTCCTCTCTGAGTGATGAGTATGATGCACACTCCCCACCCTCACAATTCCCACATCACATTATTGCCCACCACCTGCTCCTTTCACCATTAATCTTGATCAAACCAAAGAGGCAAAGAGCCTCATCCCTATGCTCCTATTTAAGGGTATGATATGAATATGACCCTTTAGTTTAAATTCTCTCAACACTCTACACCTAATAGCCTTGTTCCATAAAACCACCAACAAGTTTCCTTAAGGCCATGGCTGGTCAGAAGCTTCATGGGGGTTCAAGCATGACACTTTTGCTCCAAAAAGAAAGACTTCCATGCTCCCCTGAACTTATTCaatctttttgttttcaaaactctGAACCTTCTTTCCAAGGTGATTTGCTACCATCATGTTTTTGCTTCTTTATTCTTGTCTCTGGCCTTTTGCTTTCATAATCTTTTTGAAGTTGCTGAGTTTTTTTGTACTTTAAAACCTTTTTCGTCAACATGAAATTTCAAGAACAGagaaagacaaaagaaaaacaacatataaatatttgtagttttttttcataacaaaaTCAGAAGTGGGTTTCTTATAGATTCTGGTTTCTTTCTGATAAAGAATATATGAAAACCcaaggaaaaaattattttttttcattgaaaatcgtttatgtttgaattatagcatagttattaatattaatatttggtGCCTTGAATTCAGGTTCAAAATCCATGGCTAATGTTGTGAACGTCACGCATAGGCCCTTCTTTCAAGGGCCAGAGAAAGAAGAGAACGGCAATGATGCGGATTTTGAGGTGTGCCTCCATCAACCCGGTAAGACAAGGAGGCTCACAAGTGAACAAGTGCAGTTTCTTCAAAGTAACTTCGAGGTGGAAAACAAGCTTGAACCTGAAAGGAAGGTCCAACTTGCAAAGGAACTTGGCATGCAACCACGGCAAGTGGCCATATGGTTCCAAAACCGTAGGGCAAGGTTCAAGACCAAACAGCTTGAGACAGACTATGGCATGTTAAAAGCTAGCTATCACGTACTCAAACGGGACTATGACAATCTCCTTCAAGAGAATGACAAGTTAAAGGAAGAGGTAACCATTGTTAGACATAAATAAAACCATTAGTATAATTTCCCTTTTTTCTCTCTATGAATCAAAACGACAATAGATGAATCTCAATGATTTGTGGCATTAAGGCTACTCGGTCACTTATAATACCTGGTAACATAATTGTTTACAAAAGATTCTACTCATCTATGATGAAAGTTGCACTTCAAGCATCTCACAAGGCTgaattcttaatattttaatacaGTTGGTTCTTAAAGTTGATCATGTTGTAGACATCATTTGAACATTGAGAGTTtttaacaataacaacaaacacTCAACATCTTTCtctgctctttttttttatttataaattacaaaattaaacccCCAGATAACCAATGCTTGGTAAGTACAAAGATAAAATTGACTAAATTTGTAATTTCATGACGAATTTGGTGTGTTTTACCATACTTTTATCCGAAATGGGTTAATGCCATAATGGTTGAATGGGTACAATTTCCTTGTTACAGGTTAACTCTCTCAACAGACTGATTCCCAGAGAGCAAGAGGAACAGAATTCTGATGATACCTCTTGTGATACTGTCAACTCACGGCATAAAGAGCATAAAGAGCATAAAGATTTAATCATAAACACAGGTTCTGAGAATGGATCCGAAGTGCCACTTCCTGTTAAGGTAATAAACAAACATGAAGATGCTAATTCAGCTAAAAGTGATGTTCTTGATTCGGAGAGCCGACATTTCACTGATGGAAACCAATCCTCATATATGGAGCCTGCAGATTCCTCCCATGCTTTGGAACCAGACCACTCAGATTTCTCGCAAGATGAAGAAGACATCCTCAGCCAAAACATCTTGACCATGCCGTTCTTACCAAAGGTTGAAGATGTCTGCTATGAATATGATGAACCAAATGAAAATTCTTGCAGTTTCCGGTTCCCACTTGAAGATCAAGCCTTCTGCTTTTGGTCATATTGAGTTACTATTAGTCGGGGAATGTTAAAGTTCATTAGTTCACAGCTGTAACTCTGCAGTAAAATATTTTAGGAATTGAAGTTTCACCTCAGTAATCTGCTTAATCAAAGTTCGCATCAAAGATAACTTATGTTGAGTGTTAACTAGGTGAAACTccgatttttaataaaatcagcATGTTATTACATTAGGCTATTCACGATAAGCAAGAGTTAAGAAATTCAGTTTTGGTCATAACCCCAGTTTCAAAGGCGGGTTTCAAGATTGCAATGTCCCAAGTCTTATTAGCTCTAGGCAGGACAAGATATACAAGAAAAACTTGACCATTAGTTTTGATATTATTAGTGATAGTTGCACAATTCACAATAAATTTTTAGGTGGTTATCGTAACAAAGAACCTTACGAAGTCAATGTGATCACATTGAAAATGTTGACATCAACCGCAACCAAGTTGTTTGAACATCAACAGGTTGATACTTGCCCCTTAAGAAATTACACCCTCAAGAGGagtgaaattaaattaactgATTGGCAACAGTAGTATGTGAAAGATCTGACTTTGAAATCCAATTAATGAGGAAAAAGTAAGACACGCAAAACATGGTAAAATACTGAATCCTGCTGTACAAGTAAAGGTTTGGGTGTGTTTCACTTAAACAAGTTTTATTGGTGAGAACATTTTAGCTCCCGACAAGCTCATTCTGGTATTTTGAAAGCTTAGCGTAATTTATGTCGGAATTTTGTGGATtaggataaaattaaattgttatattagttactaatttttttttgtttaacctgTGATGTTACAAACTATAAAACGAAACACAGGTCAATAACAAAATAcggaaaaacaaaaatcaaattatacctccagccattgttATGAAAGAGCtgtcttgttttggttcttccaagctctcaCTCTCTTTCTATGGATGGTGTATCAGACGAAATTGGAAGAGGTGAGCTCAAGAACCAAATACATGTGttatatataggcattctaccttcaagaatgcatttagtagCCATTAGTGGTTATTACCACCCATTAGTAGTCATTCAATATTTGGCTTCTCAATTCCAAAATTGATGGAGTTTTTCATTTTCCAAAACGTATAGACCAAATTATTGCATTCTCTCACTTGGTCCAAACGTTTTGATTCAATGATTAAAATAAGTCAATGTTAAATCTTCTTTAAGAAATGAATGAATATACAAATCATAGTGATAGTTTCTCTTATAACGAGTAATATCATCCATGTATTACAATATGCTCAATTTCCCAAGCAGTATACTCAAAgtggtaataaaacttaatgaataaacccaatgtttattcttggtcccaaacataatttttctcaaataaatcaatgtgcaattgaatatgagaaaatatcataatacaaaagtttcaattttaacCTGTATGTATGCAATCATAAAGTGGAACCAAGTCTCATTCTTTCTACATGATCCTTGAATTTAAACGGTGGCATGCCCTTAGTTAAAGGATCATCAACTCAGTGCTTATATGCTCAATGATcactttcttatcttttactcttctctaatggctaagtacttgatgtcgatgtgcttacttcaaCTTCgacttttgttattcttagccaTAAAGACAGCAGCTGAGTTACCGCAGAAAATTTTCAAAGGTCTTGAAATAGTATCAACTATCTTCAGCCCAGAAATGAAACTCTTAAGCCATACACCATgtgatgtagcctcaaaacaagagacaaactCAACTTTCATGGTAGAAGTAGAAGTCAAAAGTCAAAGTCTACTTAACACTCTTCCATGAAATAGTTCCAccagtgtgacaccctctacccctcacatatatactaataaggaaaaaaaattcaaatattaattaaaagtatttttaaaacattttttttacaagtctttcaaaggggaaaaaggctcacattcattttcttctacatcgtattcaaacttgtccaaataaataataaagtattcttGACTCAAACAAAgtcgtctaagcttcatacaattaatatagaacctatatcctaatgtcacatcctatcagagcgttgcgTTCCcatgtcctctagcatgaggttcttcatagtcatccacctattcatctgctcccccgaacacaagttcaagatcatcacaggattcaaacacaacaacacacagagagtgagttatcacattcctagctaatagagaaacaatacaattaaatatacatattatataaatgagataccacttgcttaaacatagctcacgtaacttcaccactttgtcattcaaaattcacttttcaatcatcaatcacattacacaagaatcccacacttcgatcaagatataataacacatcaattagcaagcatatgcaacagttatgctaagactcaatcctggtaccatgtcagtgaaaaaccaccctcgggcgcttaggagtacataacaagacacaccacaccatGGTTTTGTCAGGTCACtatcactaagtaagatcatagggagaccagtcagggtcacgatgttttgcgagaatgctccaaccatatgggatcagcataggcttaaaggagcactcaaacccggtgacccccaaggcctacactccgaagagtccgtcagggcctctccctcctgattcaggtccaacccctaaaataatttttgcatgcagacactgctcatgaattatacaatactcacgaccttacactcatgttttaaacacgttcaacacaattgcgctacgatttaacactggttcctaaataggaaacctacattttctctttaacactgcgcatcaacgcttttctcaagataacgctggtcgggttattgtacaattcatagcttacaacacaagtaatttcacatcaagtgttaactacacacttatccacaactagaactcattcacaatttcacatctcatagtgtcacaatccaccatcacatgtttacgcgtatttcacaaattaacacatgttcaactttacacttatactcaatctcaataacaatattataatctcaaagcaacatgttattctacaattcatcacatactcacaatttgaatcatcatttcatatcctcaatataacaatttatataaaagactatcacaacatgaggactaaaacccctcaaataatattacacaattatatcaaaatcataggtcgaaatatacaaatatcaagagcacaatttatcaagcaattttcattaggacatcaatattttatttataatcataaaggaaaaattgcaatttaacaaacatctcaaaataaaatcccaatttaattctctaaggatccctacacatgttctcactgatccccaactgtgaataactcatcccttatctctaagcggactcacgtgtcttcccaCAGCGATAGCGTCATCTCTAACGATTTCCTaagattcctccagtttttcctccgactgctccgatagagttcccaaacgtcagagaaacGGAGAAAGGATTAAAGCCTCCATTTGgactatcttcatgcgattcctttttttCCCCCACGAACATtatctcacaaatcccaacggtcaacgCGTGCACAACTAAACTTCGAACAATATATCCAAATTttacgacaatccaacggttaacgaaactgggatcatagttttaccaagacggctctgggtttctgcgggaaagaaaaatgttacaatgcgaggggtatttctcttagctcagacgtgatatcaaaattcccaacggtgataATGCTAGGAACTTGGTTGCAAACATGCTGTTTAAATtttacgacgatccaacggttaatgagtccgagatcgtcatttttctaagacaggtttggtggcctgcgggaaaaagagagggttttgggagaggaagagagaaaaaacgaaATTGGTAGGCAGAGGAGGCCGAGAggtcagtctgaaaactgacctaacatgtcactatttataactaggggtatttacgacctattatttactttatttatttacttttattattttataaaaaagaaactctattttattctccatcaaatgaataataaaatacccTTCTTATTTcctctcaaaccattattttattataactatttttatttatttatttaattataaaacatcattattctctaaaattttatatacgaaaaaaatgggatgttacaatttCACCCCtcttaaaagaaattttatatacCAAATGCTCACCACTACTAGAGGAGAagccttcaggttgtttcatataaacctcctcctctaaatcaccattaagaaagactatttttacatccatttgttgcaactcaagatcaaaatgagcaactaatgtCAAGATAA
Encoded proteins:
- the LOC114396047 gene encoding homeobox-leucine zipper protein HOX20-like; translated protein: MAGQKLHGGSSMTLLLQKERLPCSPELIQSFCFQNSEPSFQGSKSMANVVNVTHRPFFQGPEKEENGNDADFEVCLHQPGKTRRLTSEQVQFLQSNFEVENKLEPERKVQLAKELGMQPRQVAIWFQNRRARFKTKQLETDYGMLKASYHVLKRDYDNLLQENDKLKEEVNSLNRLIPREQEEQNSDDTSCDTVNSRHKEHKEHKDLIINTGSENGSEVPLPVKVINKHEDANSAKSDVLDSESRHFTDGNQSSYMEPADSSHALEPDHSDFSQDEEDILSQNILTMPFLPKVEDVCYEYDEPNENSCSFRFPLEDQAFCFWSY